Proteins encoded within one genomic window of Formosa agariphila KMM 3901:
- a CDS encoding DJ-1/PfpI family protein — translation MKKILLLTGDFTEDYETMVPFQMLQMVGYEVHAVCPDKKKGETIKTAIHDFEGDQSYTEKPGHNFVLNYSFSKVHIKDYDGLVIAGGRAPEYLRLNKKVIEMVKHFFTEDKPVAAVCHGIQILTAADVVRGRKLTAYPAVAPEVTMAGGEFQDIPADKAFVDGNLVTSPAWPGHPEWIAAFLKVMGATITL, via the coding sequence ATGAAAAAAATATTGTTGCTTACCGGTGATTTTACAGAAGATTATGAAACTATGGTGCCGTTTCAAATGTTACAAATGGTAGGGTACGAAGTGCATGCCGTGTGTCCCGATAAAAAGAAAGGAGAAACTATTAAGACTGCTATTCATGATTTTGAAGGGGACCAATCTTATACCGAAAAACCAGGACATAATTTTGTGTTGAATTATTCCTTCAGTAAAGTACATATTAAAGATTATGATGGTTTAGTAATTGCTGGAGGAAGAGCTCCAGAATATTTACGATTGAACAAAAAAGTGATTGAAATGGTTAAGCACTTTTTTACCGAAGACAAGCCCGTTGCAGCCGTATGCCACGGAATTCAAATTTTAACGGCAGCAGACGTTGTTAGAGGACGAAAATTAACAGCATATCCTGCTGTTGCTCCAGAAGTTACAATGGCTGGTGGAGAATTCCAAGATATTCCAGCCGATAAAGCTTTTGTTGATGGTAATTTAGTAACATCACCTGCTTGGCCAGGACACCCAGAATGGATTGCCGCTTTTTTAAAAGTTATGGGAGCAACCATTACATTGTAA
- a CDS encoding ABC-F family ATP-binding cassette domain-containing protein → MISIDAIAVEFGGTALFSDVSFSINENDKIALMGKNGAGKSTLLKIIAGASKPSRGKVSSPKNYVISYLPQHLLTEDDCTVMEEASKAFASIFKMKSEIEAINEELTVRTDYESDAYMKLIEKVSELSEKFYSIEEINYEAEVEKILMGLGFVRSDFSRPTSEFSGGWRMRIELAKILLQKPDLILLDEPTNHMDIESIQWLEEFLISQAKAVVVISHDRAFVDNITTRTIEVTMGRIYDYKAKYSHYLELRKDRRAHQQKAYDEQQKMIADNQEFIDRFKGTYSKTLQVQSRVKMLEKLVPIEVDEVDTAALKLKFPPSPRSGQYPVIVNELSKSYGDHVVFNNANLVIERGQKVAFVGKNGEGKSTMVKAIMNEIDFEGSMELGHNAQIGYFAQNQASLLDGDLTIFETIDRIAVGDIRNRIKDLLGAFMFGGDISTKKVKVLSGGEKTRLAMIKLLLEPVNVLILDEPTNHLDMKTKDIIKDALKDFDGTLILVSHDRDFLDGLATKVFEFGEKRVKEHFEDISGFLKMKKMESMRDLENAKS, encoded by the coding sequence ATGATTTCAATAGATGCGATTGCAGTAGAATTTGGAGGAACAGCCCTGTTTAGCGATGTTTCTTTTTCCATTAATGAAAATGATAAAATTGCCCTAATGGGAAAAAATGGTGCTGGTAAATCCACATTATTAAAAATTATTGCTGGAGCAAGTAAACCTAGTAGAGGGAAAGTGTCTTCTCCAAAAAACTATGTTATTTCATATTTACCACAACATTTACTTACCGAAGATGATTGTACGGTTATGGAAGAAGCTTCAAAAGCATTTGCTTCTATTTTTAAAATGAAATCAGAAATTGAAGCCATAAACGAAGAGCTTACCGTACGTACCGATTACGAGAGTGATGCGTATATGAAATTAATTGAAAAAGTTTCGGAGTTAAGTGAGAAATTTTATTCTATTGAAGAAATTAATTACGAAGCAGAAGTCGAAAAAATATTAATGGGACTTGGTTTTGTACGTTCAGATTTTAGTAGACCTACATCAGAATTTAGTGGAGGATGGCGTATGCGTATCGAACTGGCAAAAATTTTATTACAAAAACCAGATTTAATTCTTCTCGATGAGCCTACAAACCATATGGATATTGAAAGTATTCAATGGTTAGAAGAATTTTTAATTAGTCAGGCAAAAGCCGTTGTGGTTATTTCTCACGATAGAGCTTTTGTAGATAATATTACTACGCGTACTATAGAAGTTACTATGGGACGTATTTACGATTATAAAGCTAAATATTCGCACTATTTAGAATTGCGTAAAGACCGTCGTGCACATCAGCAAAAGGCTTACGATGAGCAACAAAAAATGATAGCAGACAATCAAGAGTTTATCGATCGTTTTAAAGGGACGTATTCTAAAACGTTACAAGTGCAATCGCGCGTCAAAATGCTTGAAAAATTAGTGCCTATTGAAGTAGACGAGGTAGATACTGCAGCATTAAAATTAAAATTTCCACCATCGCCAAGATCTGGGCAATACCCTGTAATCGTGAACGAATTATCTAAGTCTTACGGAGATCATGTGGTATTTAATAACGCGAATTTAGTTATAGAACGCGGACAAAAAGTAGCATTTGTAGGGAAGAATGGTGAAGGAAAATCGACTATGGTAAAAGCCATAATGAACGAGATCGATTTTGAAGGAAGCATGGAATTAGGACACAATGCACAAATTGGATATTTTGCTCAAAATCAAGCGTCGTTGTTAGATGGCGATTTAACTATTTTTGAAACTATAGACCGCATTGCAGTTGGAGATATTAGAAATAGAATTAAAGATTTATTAGGTGCGTTTATGTTTGGTGGAGATATTTCAACTAAGAAAGTAAAAGTGCTTTCTGGAGGAGAAAAGACGCGTTTAGCCATGATTAAATTACTGTTAGAACCTGTGAATGTTTTAATTCTGGATGAGCCTACAAACCATTTAGATATGAAAACTAAAGACATTATTAAAGATGCTTTAAAAGATTTTGATGGTACGTTAATATTGGTGTCGCACGATAGAGATTTCTTAGATGGTTTAGCAACTAAAGTATTTGAATTTGGTGAGAAACGTGTAAAAGAACATTTCGAAGATATTAGTGGTTTCCTTAAAATGAAAAAAATGGAAAGTATGCGAGATCTAGAAAATGCTAAATCTTAA